The Deinococcus sp. KSM4-11 sequence GTGTCCGCCCGTGGGCACCTGGGCGCCCTGCCTGCGGCGGAGGCGGCCGAGGCGGTGCTCCGCAAGGCCCTGTCGCTGGGCGGCGTGACGCTGGTGACGTCCATTCCGGACGGCCCACTCACCCTGAACGCGGTTGGCTCCAGCGGTGCCGTCGTGCCCGAGGTCAGTCCAGGGTCGCCACTGTGGGAGGCCCACCTGTCGCAACAGGCGACGTTCATGAATGGCGGCAGTGCCCCAGCCGCGACCCTGACGCTGGGCGGGCGTCCCACGGCCTGGGCCATGCTGCCCCTGCACGTGCCCGGTGACGCCCGGTTCAGCCTGCTGGTGCTGGGATCCGAAGCGACCGGTCAACGCTGGGGCGTTCAGGAACGGCAGCTCCTCACGGCGGCGGCGCGCGCCATCCGCTCCGCGACCGAGCGGCACCTGCACGTCACCACGCTGGACACCCTTGCCAACCACGATGTCCTGACCGGTTGCCTGAACCGCCGCGCCTTCACACGTACCCTCAAGCAGCTCGACAGCACCCCGGCGCACCGGGGCTACGGCCTGGCCGTGATGGATCTGGACGGCTTCAAACGCCTCAACGACCGCGCCGGGCACGCCCAGGGAGACGAGGTGCTGCGGATCTTCGCCGGCGTGGTTCGCCAGACCTTCTTTGCACGTGATTCCCTGTACCGGTTGGGTGGGGACGAGTTCGCGCTGATCCTCCGCGACGTTCCCATGGAAGACCTGGCCACCCTGACAGCAAAGGTGAGTGCCCTGCCGGGCGCTGAAGTCGTGATGGCCAGGGAGGCCGTCGGGGTGAGTGTGGGGGTGGCACATGCCAGTGAAGCCCAGACGGCCGCCGAGGTGCTGGCCCTGGCCGATCAGCGGATGTACGCGAACAAGCGTGGAAAGACCGGGGGTGCCCTGCACAGCACCCGCCAGCCGCAGGCCTGACCTGCCGGTGATCGGCAGCATGGCTGACGCAACCTGCTCGAGGTGTCAGGAGGGCTGACTCACAGCGGTATGTAATCGATCTCCATGAAGTCCTCGACCTCCGACTGCCAGCGCTCGCGGACGAACTGCTCGTGCACCGGATGGACGTTATAGGCGTCGTAGGCGGCCTGATCGTCGAATTCCATGGAGAAGCCGAACTGGAAGCTGTTCTTCGGGCTGACCTGCCGCAGCTGCTCGAAGCGCTGAACCGTGGGCAGGTCGGCCAGCGCCCGTCCACCCTGCAGGAAGGACTGCTCCTCGACAGAACCGGGGGCATGCTTCAGCCTGAACACGACAGTATGGCGAATCATCGCCCTCAGTGTGCCGCGTTCGGGTAGCGGTATGCCGGGCGTTGCCTATCGGTGGCACGGAAACGCCCCACCTGAGATGCAACGACCGCTGCGACACCAGGCCTGATCCCGACACCACCGGCCATGCGCCCTTGATCGAAGATAAATTCATGGCGACAACTGAGGCCACGGACGCTAAGCTGCGCCAAGACCGTGAGCCACGCTGCCCCTCCTCCTCTCCTCCCCGACGAGGTGTTCCCTGGGAACAGCGAACTGGCCACGCGCATGCGCGGACACGACTGGGCGGCCACGCCCCTTGGCCCCGTAGACACCTGGCCCCAGAGTCTCCAGACCATGGTCGGCGTGGTGCTGTCCAGTCCGATTCCCATGATCCTGCTGTGGGGCGACGCCCTCGTGCAGCTCTACAACGACGCGTACCGGGACGTGATGGGCACCAAGCATCCGGGCGGCCTGGGACAGCCGAACTTCGAGTGCTGGCCCGAGGTGTGGGACTTCACCGGTCCCATCTACCAGGGCGTGATGGAACGCGGGGAGACCTTTACCTTCACGGATCAGGCCCTGCTGCTCTCCCGCTACGGTGTTCCGGATCTGGGATACTTCACGCTGACCTACACGCCAGTGCGCGACGGACAGCGCGGGGTGCGCGGGATTCTCGTGACTGTCCTCGAGACGACCGACCGGGTGCAGGCGCTGGCGACATTGGAGGCCCAGAATGCTGAACTCGCCACGCAGAACACCGATCTGCTGGCCCGGACGAGGGCGCTGGAGGGCATTGCCGAGTTGTTCCGGGATCTCGCGCTGGAGAGCGACCGGGATTCCCTGATCCGCCGCGCGCAGACCATGGTGCTGTCGCTGCTCCCGCCCGGATACGCGGCGTTCTGGGAGATCCAGGGCCCACGCTGGCACGCCACCGTCCAGGTCGGCGACGTCGGGAACCCGGCCCTTCAGGTGGCCATCGACGCTGGCCTGCCTGTTGGCGAGACCTACACCCTGGACACTCCGTATGAAACGAGGGAACCATTGTTCCAGGACGTCTACCCACAGGGCCTGGACACTGCGCCGGACGTCGTGAGCCACGTGAATGCCGTGGCGACCCTGCCGGTGATCGTGAACGGCGTGGTCATCGGGGTCTTCAATGTGCCGCTGTTCCACGAGCGGCGCTGGAGTGATGGCGACCGGGCCGCGCTGGTCACCACGGTGCGCAGCCTCGGCCTCGTAATTGAGGGATCGCAGGGGGTCGCCGAACTCGCCGAGGAGCGGCGCAAGTTGCGGGTCGCCAACGAGGATCTTGAAGCGTTCTCCTACAGCGTGTCGCACGATCTGCGGACGCCCATCCGGCACATCCTGGGCTTCGTCGACCTGCTGCGCAGATCCCTGGGCGCGGGCATCACGGCCAAGACCGCGCGTCATCTGGACGTGATCCACCAGGCCGGGCACCGCATGGACGACCTGATCGAGGCGCTGCTGGCCCTGTCGCAGGTGTCGCGCCAGCCCCTACAGCGCAACGACGTGAATCTAGCGGACGTGGTGGCACAGGTACAAGACGAGTTGCAGCCGGATCTGGCCGGCCGGGAAGTGCTGTGGGAGGTGGCCCCCCTGCCGACCGTCACGGGAGATGAAGGAACGCTGCGGCAGGTCATGATGAACCTGCTGTCCAACGCCGTGAAATACAGCCGCCTGCAGGGCACGGCCGTCATCCGCGTCTGGGCGGAGGATCGCCCGCAGGAATGGGCCATCTTCGTGCACGACAACGGTGTCGGATTCGACGAGACCTACGCGGACAAGCTGTTCGGCGTGTTCAAACGCCTTCACCGCGCCGATGAGTTCGAGGGCACGGGCGTGGGGCTCGCGAACGTCCGCCGGATCATTCAGCGCCACGGGGGCGAGGTCATGGCGTCAAGTCGACCCGGCGATGGCGCGACTCTAGGCTTCACCCTGCCGAAATCCTTCTGAACGTGGCAGGCGACGCCCCTGACAGACGCAAATCTACGGACTGTTGGTGGAACTGATGTTCCACCAAATCCCGAACACAAAGCACAGACTGACTCTGCTCATGTGACTTGCATTAATTTTCGCTCAATCCTGCGCTAGCCTCTGGCATGTCTGGCGACCTCCCCCCTCTCTCCGTCATGCGTCCAGGACGTCCGCTGCGTGTGCTGCTGGTGGACGACACCCCGGCCGACCGTGAACTGGCACGCGAGGCCTTCGGCGATCACGAACAGAACGTCATTGTCGATACCTGCGCCTCCGGAGACCGGGCCCTCGCCTTCCTGCGCGCCCCTGGCACCACGCTGCCCGATGTGATGCTGCTCGATCTCAACATGCCCGGACTGACTGGCTTCGAGGTGCTCGCGCAGCTCAAGGACGACCCCCACCTCCGTGTGATCCCAGTCGTGATCCTCAGCAGCTCGGCCGTCACCAGCGATATCGACCGGGCGTACACCCTGCATGCCAGTTCCTACCTGATCAAGGAGCTGAACTTCGAGCGCTTCGTGAACCAGATCGACGCCTTCGTCCGGTTCTGGCTCCGGTGCTGCACGACGACCCGTCCTGATCGGCCTGCCTGAAAACACCGACGCCCCTGTTCGGTTCGTAACTCTAATGCCCTGCACCGACGATTACAGACACGTTGGGAGGGTTCCCACCATCTCCACGGCCCAGGTCGGGATGATGAAAGGGTTCCACGATAGGCAATCTACCTACCGTCAGCAGTCCGTTCTGGAGGTTTCGCATGATGGAAGACACCACGCCGCTGGGGAAGTCCGTCGAAGAGATCGAGCAGGAGTCCGGCAACCTCACGCCCGACCATCAGGATCGCCACCAGCAGCCAGTGGTCGGTGTGATGATTCCCCCGACCGGCCTGGGTGGCGCTGGAGGAACGGCGACCGGGACCGGAATGGGAATTCCCATGATGCCGACCCTGGGTGACCGGCCGCCCAAGGACGAGGAGTCAAAGACCTGAACCGTTGACCGCTTCGGGAGCAGTCCGCCCGCCGCCCGTGTGAATTGGGCGGATGTGCTGCCCGTTACCGCCCGCCGAAACCGCCTGACGTGATGCCCTGAATAAACGAGCGGTTCCCGATGGCAAACACGACGAAGATGGGCAGGATCGCCAGAACGCTGCCGGTCATCAACAGGGCCCAGTCGGTGTTGTACTGCCCGCGCAGACCGGCGAGGCCTACGGTCAGGGTCTGCATCTGCGGTTTGGTGGTGGTGATCAGTGGCCACAGGAAGTTGTTCCACTGGGCGATGAACGTGAAGATGCCCAGCGCCCCCAGCGCCGGCCGGGCCAGCGGAACCATGATCCGCCAGAAGGTCTGGGCGTAGCTCGCGCCGTCGATGCGGGCGGCTTCTTCCAGTTCTTTCGGCACTGTCAGGAACGACTGGCGCAGCAGGAAGGTGCCGAAGGAACTGAAGGCGAAGGGCAGGATCAGCGCCGCGTACGTATCGATCCAGCCGAGGTTGCGCACCAGGATGAAGTTGGGGATCAGGGTCACCTGCGACGGCACCATCAGCGCGCTGAGGTACAGCAGGAACAGGACTTCGCGGCCCCTGAAGCGCAACCGCGCGAAGGCGTAGGCGGCCATGCTGCACACCAGCAGTTGCAGCGCCGTCACCGCGAGCGAGACCAGCAGGCTGTTGAGCATCAGCCGGCCGAAGGGAATCAGCGTGAAGATGCGGGTGTAGTTGGGCCACTGGGCATGCTCGGGCAGCAGCGCCGGCGGGTACCGGAAGATCTCGGTGGGCACCTTGAGGCTGCTGGAGATCATCCACAGGAAGGGCGCGCACATGCTCAGCGCGCCGGCGAGCAGGGCGAGAAAGACCAGCCAGTCGATCACGGGTGATCGACTGCGGCGCCGACTGGGCTGGCGGACGGTCTCCTCGGCGGAGCGGCGCAGGGCCTCGGTCACGGCTTCACCTCAGTCATAGTGCACCCAGCGATTTTGCAGGCGGTACTGGATCAGGGTGAAGGTCAGGATGATCGCGAACAGGATCATGGCGGCGGCGCTGGCGTAGCCCATGCGGTAGAACTGGAAGGCGTTCTGGTACACGTAGTACACGATGGTGTTGGTGGCGTTTGCCGGGCCGCCCTGGGTCATCACGAAGGCCAGGTCGAACACCTGGAACGAGCCGATCAGGCTGACGATGGTCACGAAGAAGGTGGTGGGCGACAGCAGCGGCAGGGTGATATAGCGGTGCTTCTTCCAACCAACCGCGCCGTCGATCTCGCCCGCCTCGTAGGCGTCGCGCGAGATGCCCTGGAGTCCGGCCAGAAACAGCACCATCGAGTAGCCCAGGCCCTGCCAGATCGCCACGATGATCAGCGCCGGCAGGGCGTACCGCGACGAGTTCAGCCAGCCGGGCAGATCCTGCACGCCCAGTCGGCTGAGCAGCGCGTTGAGGATGCCGAAGTTAGAGTTGAAAATCCACGACCAGATCAACGCGACCGCCACTGTCGAGGACACGACCGGCAGGAAGTAGATCACCCGCAGGGCGTTCTGGCCCCACACCCCCCGGTTGAGGAGCAGCGCCACGATAAAGGCCAGCGCCATCTGGATCGGAACCGTCCACACGACGTACAGCGCGGTGTTGCCCAGCACCTTGTGGAACAGCTTGTCCTCGAACAGCAGCTGCCGGTAGTTCTCAAAGCCCGCGAAGTGCGGCGCGGTGAACAGGTCCCACGACGTGAACGAGATTCCGAAGGCGGCCAGCACCGGCAGCAGCACGAACACGGCGAACAGCACCAGGCTGGGCGCCAGGAACAGCCACGCGCTGCGCGCCTCGGCGCGGGCCATGCGGCTCATACGAAACTCGGGTGAGCCGAGCGGAGCTTGCACAAAAAGAAGACGGAACCGGCTGGGCGGAACGACACGCCGAGCTGTCCACAGCAGATCCTAGAATGGCGGAGGTTCCAGTTCACGCGCCGTCGATCCCGAAGATGTGCGCGGCGTTCTTGTAGAAGATGCGCTCCTGGTCGTCCGCACTCAGGCCCATCGCGTCGAAGGCCGCTTTCCACCGGGCCACGTCACCAGCGATGCGGTTCAGATCGCTGTCTGAGCCGTACACCAGTTTGCGCGGCGAGATCTCCTTGCCGATGTACCCGCCCTCGACGATGTGATGGTGAACCACGTCGCCGCCGCTCACGTCGAAGTACAGCCGGGGCCGCCAGCGGGCGATGGCGCAGGCCGTACGGTAGTCCGGCCAGCCCAGGTGCGCGCCAATGATGAACATCTCCGGAAAGTAAAAGGCGATGGTGTCGAGGTAGATGGGCTGCATGCGGGCGCTGGAAAAGCCGTAGGGCCGCGTGCGGATCTGCCGGCCGAGCTGCTGGACGAGGGCTTCCTCCGCCGCACCCTCCGGCGGGGCCTTCCACGCGTCTTCCTGCGCGCCCATCAGGTAATCCACCGGCCCACCCAGGATGCCGGTGTGGAACAGCATCCGCAGGCCGCGTGCCTGGGCCTGTTCGTAGTAGGGGTAGTACGCCTCATCGTCGTAGTTCTTCGAGACGCCGATGACCTTGATGCCGTGGAAGCCGCGCTGGTAGAAGTCCTCCACCAGGGATGGCGGGTCGCGGTCGAGGTCGAGGCGGCCCATGGCGATGACCAGATCCGGGCGCTGTTCGAGCGCGCGGGCCAGCGCGTCGTTGCCCCGGCCGGGGTTGGCGAGCAGGCCGATCTTCACGATTCCCACCTGCTCGCAGACCTCGGCCATCTCCTCCAGGAAGCCGTCCTCGGCGCCACGGGTGGTCAGGCGATCCCAGTGGCCGTAATGCACGTGTGCGTCGATGATCTTCAAAATTCCTCCGGGGCCCTGGACAGGAGCTCATGCCCGTCCAGGGCCGCTCAGCCCATCACTTCAGCAGCTGGTCGACGTCCGGCGCGATCTTGCTCAGGGCCGCCTGGGCGGTGCTCTCGCCGTTCCACACGGTGTCGAGGGCCGGGTTCAGCAGCGTGTTGCTGATCTGCACGTATTTGGCGAAGTTCGGATACACGCCCTGGCGGTTGCTCTCGGCCAGGAAGACGTTCTCGAAGGGCACGTTGAAGGCGCCGGTGACGGTCTTGTTGAGGTTCATGGCCGGCACCGCTCCGCCGCCCTTGGCGAAGATGGTCTGGCCCTGCGCGCCGGCGAGGTACTGCAGGAATGTCCACGCTTCGGCCTTGTGCTGGGTGTTGGCATTGATGCCGAAGCCCGCGCCGCCCACGGTGTTGGCCCGTACGCCGGTCGGCCCGGCGGGCAGAGGCGCGACCGCCCATTTGAAGGGCGCGGACTTGAAGGTCGTGAGTCGCGCGGCGTTGGTCATGACCATGGCCGCCTGCCCGCTGCTGAACAGCTGGGTGCTGTCCCCGATCTGCGCCATCTCCTGGAAGGCGGGCGCGACCTTGTCCTTGTTGATCAGGTCTGCGATGAACTGGATGGCCGCCGTCCCCTTGGCGTCGTTCAGCATGAACTTGGTGGGGTTCAGCGGGTCGTCGAAGACCTTGCCGCCATTCTGGTACACGAAGGTCGGCCACTTGTTGTTCTCGAGCACCACGCCGTAGCGCGACACGCGGCTGCCGTCGCGCTTGGTGAGCTTCAAGGCGGCGCTGCGGAGATCAGCCCACTTCCACGCGTCGGTGGGGTACGGCACCTTGGCCTCGTCGAAGGCGTCTTTGTTGTAGTACAGCACCATGGTGTCGTTGTCGCGCGGAATCGAGTACAGCCCGCCCTTGTATTTGTGGATGGCCAGGAATTCCGGATTGAACTGGTTGATCGGGAACTTGTCTTTGGAGATCAGAGAGTCAAGCTGGAGGAGCTGGCCGCGGCTGGCGTAGGTGGGCACGTTGGTGATGAACATGACGTCCGGCCCGGCCTTCGCCGCGAGCTGGGCGTCGAGTTTCGTCCAGTAGCCGGACCACGGGGTCTGCTGGTACGTCACCTGGATGTCCGGGTGCGAGGCGTTGAAGTTCTTGACGATCTCCAGGAAGGGCGGCGCCTCGGCCGGATCGCCCCAGAAGGAGAAGACCAGGTTCGTGGCGGCCGACGCGGACGTGCTCAGGAGCAGGCTCGACAGGATGACCAGGGACGCTGTTTTCATAGGAGACCTCCAGCCCGGAAGGGCGCGGAACGTTCAGGCGAGGGCGTCAGGTGGGGTGCGGCGGCTCAGTTCGTCCAGCAGGTCGGTCGTGGCGCGGGCGGCCGCCATCTGCACGGCGCCCTGCACGACGGCGCCGCCTGGATCCTGGGCGATGGACAGTTCAGGAGCGAACGGGAGGGTGCGCCTCAGTTCCTCCTGAAGCGCGGGGAGCTGCGTGAACAGGCGGCGGCCGATGCGGCCCCCGATCACGATGCGGGCGGGGTCGAGGGTCAGGGTGAGGATCTGCAGCACGGTCAGCAGACCATCCACGAAGGGCCGGGCGGCGGCGCGGCCGAGGATGGCCGGGTCGCGCCCGGCGAGCAGTGGCCGGAGCTGGTCGGGCGTCAGACCCAGCAGGGCGGCCAGGCCCGCTTCGGACAGCACGCCCTCGAGGTTCTGGCCGCGCGCATCGGGCAGGTAGCCGAGTTCGCCGGCGCGGCCCTGGTGTCCGGTCAGCAGCTCGCGGCCCTGGGTGATGCCAACGCCAAAGCCGCTGCCGATCGAGACGAAGGCGAGCGACTCGCCAGGCCGTGCCTCGCTCACGGCGGCGAGGTTCACGTCGTTGTGCAAAGAGGTGGGGAGCGGCAGGGCGCGCCGGAGATCGTCCAGGGTAGCGGCGTCCTCGAGTTCCGGCAGGTTGGGGGCGTGGGACACCACGGGGCCGCGCACCACGCCGGGCAGGCCGACCGCCAGGGCATGCACCGGCCCGGCGCCGTGGGCCGCGCCCAGTTCGTCCAGCGCGCGCGCCAGGGTGACGCCGAGGGTTCCGGTGTCCCACGCGTAGCTGCGCTGCTCGATGAGGTCACCGTGCAGGTCGCCGATGCCGACGCGCACGTCCCCGACATCGACCTCCGCGCCGGCCACCAGCCGGAAGCGGCGGTTCATGTTGACCAGCGTGGGCGGACGGCCGACGCTGGGGCGGCCCTGCCCGAGTTCGGCGAGCACCCCCAATTGCAACAGCTGATCGATGGCCGCCGACGTCGCCGGTTTGGAGCGCCGAACCTGGCGGGCCAGCTCGGCCCGTGAGGAGGGGCCATGCTGGCGGATGTAGGTGATCACCTGCTGAGCCGTATTCACGGTATCTCCCGACGACCTGCCCGGATCCTGCGACTTAGTTAGGGAACTTGTCAGAAATGGTAGTCCCGCAGGGCGGCGCGTGTCAATGCGGGGATGGTTCCGGCCGTTGAAGGGTCAGGGTGCAGGCCATTCGACCTGCGCCCCCGCGATCCTGTCCCCGGCATATAGTTAGGACACCTTCAATTCACCGGGGCCGGTGGCCCACAGGAGGACGTCCGTTGAGCACCGAGCCGAGCCGTCAGCACGCCCCACACCGTTCGGGCACCGTCCTCGCGCTCGACATGGGCGGCACCCACCTGCGGCACGCCGTGGCCATGGGCGACCCCGACGTGCCGCTCCGGGCTGAGCGGGAGCCGAGCGAGGCGCACGACCCGGAGCGGCAGATCCGACAGCTGGTGCAGGCCGTGCACCATGACGTCGGCCCCCTGCACCACGTGGTCATTGGCCTGCCGGGAGTGGTGCATGAGGGCCGGATGTTCGACGCGCCGAACCTGCCATCCCTCCAGGACGCCTCGGCGCTCGAACGCCTGGGCGCCGCTCTCCCCTGCCCGGTGACGTTCATGAACGACTGCAATCTGGCCGCGCTGGGAGAAGGGGTGGACGACCTGGCGTTCATCGCCATCGGCACCGGGCTGGGCTGCGGCCTGATCCGGGGGGGCCGCGTGATGACCGGCGCGCACGGCCAGGCGGGCGAGCTGGGCCTGCTGCCCCTGCCAGACGGCAGCGTGCTCGAAGACCTGCTGTCTGGCCCGGGCCTCCAGCGGCGTCACCTCCAGTACGGTGGCACCGGGGACGCCCTGAGCGACCCCGGCAGCGCCGGGGAACGCACGCGCCGCGACGCCCAGGCGGCGCTGGTCTATCTGCTGCAGGTGCTCACCCTCAGCGTCGATCCGGCGGCCATCGTGTTCGGCGGTGGCGTGGGCCTGCACGTGCCACAGCTGATCGACGCGGCCTGGACCGAGGTTCACGCCCGGCTCCGTCACGTTCCGCGGCCCACCCTCAGCCGTCATGGTGACAACGCGGCCCTGGTCGGGGGCCTGTACCTGGCGCGGACGGCCGCAGGAGGCCAGCATGGATAAAGCGGATCAGGCGTATCAGGAAGCGGTGAAGGTATTGCGCGACTGCGCCTCGCCACTGGGCCTCAAGGCCAGCGCGCTGGGCAGCGGCTACCCGCAGGTCTGGGCCCGGGACGCGCCGATCACGGCCCTGGGCGCGCTGATGACCGGCGACGACGCCCTCACGCAGGCGGCGCGGGTCAGCCTCCAGACGCTCGGCGCCCACCAGAGCGCGCTGGGCATGATTCCCCTGAACGTCGACACGCGCACCGGGTCGGTCACGACCGAGAATGCCGGGGCCATCGACGCGAACATGTGGTTTTTGCTCGGCCACCACGCGCACTGGCAGGCCACGCAGGACACGGCTTTCCTGCGGGAGTCCTGGCCACAGCTGCGCGCGGCGCTGACGTGGCTGGAGTACCAGGACATGAACGGCTGCGGCCTGCTGGAAGCGCCGGAAGCGGCCGACTGGGCCGACCTGTACGCCACGCGCTACAACACCCTGTACGCCAATGCGCTGTATGTCGGCACTCTGGAGGCCGCCGCCCGGCTGGCCGGGGCCGTGCAGGAGGACGGCCAGCCCTGGCTCGACCGCGCGGCCGACGTCAGGCGCAAGATCAACCTCGTGTTGTGGCTCGACCGCCCCTGGGACGGTCACGCCTTCGGACAGCAGCTCGAGGGCCTGAAGGCCCTGCGGCTGGAATGGTTCCTGCTGTACCAGAACACGGCCACCCTGACGGAGAAACCGTATTACCTCTCGTGGGCCGGATTCCGGGAGTTCGGGGACACCTTCGACGGCTTCGGCAACATGCTTGCCATCCTGTTCGGCATCGCGGACGCATCCCAGACGGCACGTATTCTCGACTACGCCTACGCGGCCGGAACCGACGCCCCCGCACCGCTCAAGGCTTTCTTCCCGCCGATCTATCCGGGCGACCGCGACTGGCGCGAGTATTACCGCAGCCGCAACCTGAACCTGCCCGACCAGTACCACAACGGCGGGATCTGGCCGTTTCTGGGCGGGTTCTACATCCTGGCGCTGGTGCGCGCGGGCCAGCAGGCGCGGGCCGAGGAAGCGCTGCTGAACCTGGCCGCCGCGAACGAGCTCGGTCGCACCCGGCCGTGGGAGTTCAACGAGTGGCTGCACGGCCGCTCCGGGCGCCCCATGGGCCACCCCCTGCAGGCGTGGTCGGCGGGGATGTACGTGTGCGCGTATCAGGCGGTTCGGTCCGGCATCTTCCCGGCCCTTCCCTTCGCCGCGCGGCCTTGAGCGGAGCGGGAACCTGGGCACTCGCCCGACCAGCGCACCACCGCGGACGCGGTCGCCAGGGTGCCTGGCGACCGCGTGGTTCTATTCTCCGAAATTCGGACAGCCGCCGATCATCACGGGCAGGATCCTGCCCGCAGGATCGTCGAGGCGCTCCTCCTTGGGCCGCTCAGGAAGCGGTCGGGGGCGCAGCTGGGGCCGGACCGGCGCGGGGCGGGCCACCGCTTTACTCCCCGAAGTTCGTGGGGCCGCCGGACACCGTGACGGTGCCGGCCGGCTTCTCGCCGAAGTTCGTGGGGCCGCCGGCGCTCGCCACGCCGACCAGCACCACGCACAGAAGGGCCATACACGTCCGGACTACGGTTGTCTTCATGCGACGTACACTAGGTGGCGATCCGTGTATGAAAGGAATTCCCGTGTGAGTCAGGCACAACGCCTCTTCGAGGCCCGGCAGTACGAGGCCGTGGTCACACTGCTGCTCGGCCACGCGAAAGGAGCGCGGGAGGGGGCCCTGCTGGGGATCGCCCTGATCCGCGTGGGCCGCCTGGCCGACGCCGAGGTGGCGCTGACCCGCGCGGCCATGCAGGGCGACGCCGAGGCGCAGGTCGAACTCGGGAACGTGCTGCGGCTCCTGGGTCGCTTTGAGGACGCCATCGACTACTTCGAGACCGTGACGCCCACGCTCAGCGGCGAGTTGCAGTTGCGCGCCCTGCGCTGGTGGGGCGTCGCGGAATTCCGCCTGGGCCGCGTTCAGGACGGCCTCAAGCGGGTCGAACGCGCGTGGCATGGGTACCTCGCGCTCGGCGACGGGGAACCGGGCGCGCGGGTGGCCCTGTGCCTCGCGGAGATGCACCGCGTGACCGGCAACGAGAAGCGCGCGCAGGCGCTGCTGACCGAGACGGTGCACGCCCTGCCCGCCGATGAGTACCCGGGGCCGCACGTCGAGGCGCTCAAGCTCCTGCTCGAACTCCACCTGGGCCGTGGTGAATACCGCGAGGCGCGGGTGATCCTCGACCGGGCCAAACTCGTGCTGCCCCAGGCCCACTCGCCCCGGCTCACGGCGCTGCTGCTCGGCAGCGAGGCGGAACTGTGCCGCCTGACACGGGACACGCAGACCTACGGCTGGGTGCTCGAGGAGCTGCGTCCGCTGGCCGACCAGCTCGGCGACCACGACCTGCGGCTGTGGACGCTCTCACGGCTGGCGGAGCTGTACAGCCTGCACGGTCAGCATGGCAAGGCCCTGGAGGCGCTGCTCAGTTTCGGCAGCATGCCGGCCGACTGGCCCGCCGAGCTGGTCGCCACGCACGGCATCCTGCAGCGGCGCCGGGGCGACCTGCGCGGCGCACAGGAGAGCCTCACGCGCGCGGCCGGCCTGCTGCGCGCCGCCGGACGCATTCCGGAGCTGTGCCGGGTGCAGCTGCATGCGGCGGCGGCCGCGCTGCGCTGCGGAGATGATCCAGGCCAGGCGGTCGTCCCCGCCCTGACCGAGGCGGTCACGCACCTGCTGCGGTTGAGGCAGCTCGGCGAGTTCACGCCGGATTTCGAGGAACTCAGCGAACTGCTGCACTACGCGCTGCTGGAACCGGACACGGCCACCCTGATGGAACCGTTCCTGGAGCACCTGGCGGATCTGTCCGGCGTTCCCCGACCGCCCGAGAGCGGCATGACGCTGCTGAACGTGAAGACGCTGGGCCGGCAAGCCGTGTTCAAGGACGGCATCGAGGTGACCTTCACGCGCAAGGGCTGCGTGCCCCTGCTGGTATACCTGGCGCTCAATCCCGGCCGAACCCGCGTGGAAATCCAACTCGACCTGTGGCCCGACAAGGACGCGGCCACCGCCGGCTCCTACGTGCGGCAGTGCATCAAGGAGGTGCGTGACCGGCTGGGGCACGGACTGATCCAGCACCAGGGGCCGCACCACGCGCCGTGGTACCGCCTGGGTCCGGAGGTGCACGTCGAACTCGACCTCACCCACCTGCTCGACGCGGTCGACCGCCGTGAGACGGCGCGGGCGCTGGCCCTGTACCGTGGGGACTTCCTACCTGGCGCGGACGCCAGCGAGTGGGTGGACACCAAACGCGACGCGCTGCGCTACGCCCTGACCTTCGAACTGAGCGCGCAGATGGTCCGGGCGCAGAGCCAGCACGACCACCGGCGGGTCGTGCTGC is a genomic window containing:
- a CDS encoding ATP-binding protein, whose product is MSHAAPPPLLPDEVFPGNSELATRMRGHDWAATPLGPVDTWPQSLQTMVGVVLSSPIPMILLWGDALVQLYNDAYRDVMGTKHPGGLGQPNFECWPEVWDFTGPIYQGVMERGETFTFTDQALLLSRYGVPDLGYFTLTYTPVRDGQRGVRGILVTVLETTDRVQALATLEAQNAELATQNTDLLARTRALEGIAELFRDLALESDRDSLIRRAQTMVLSLLPPGYAAFWEIQGPRWHATVQVGDVGNPALQVAIDAGLPVGETYTLDTPYETREPLFQDVYPQGLDTAPDVVSHVNAVATLPVIVNGVVIGVFNVPLFHERRWSDGDRAALVTTVRSLGLVIEGSQGVAELAEERRKLRVANEDLEAFSYSVSHDLRTPIRHILGFVDLLRRSLGAGITAKTARHLDVIHQAGHRMDDLIEALLALSQVSRQPLQRNDVNLADVVAQVQDELQPDLAGREVLWEVAPLPTVTGDEGTLRQVMMNLLSNAVKYSRLQGTAVIRVWAEDRPQEWAIFVHDNGVGFDETYADKLFGVFKRLHRADEFEGTGVGLANVRRIIQRHGGEVMASSRPGDGATLGFTLPKSF
- a CDS encoding carbohydrate ABC transporter permease, with translation MTEALRRSAEETVRQPSRRRSRSPVIDWLVFLALLAGALSMCAPFLWMISSSLKVPTEIFRYPPALLPEHAQWPNYTRIFTLIPFGRLMLNSLLVSLAVTALQLLVCSMAAYAFARLRFRGREVLFLLYLSALMVPSQVTLIPNFILVRNLGWIDTYAALILPFAFSSFGTFLLRQSFLTVPKELEEAARIDGASYAQTFWRIMVPLARPALGALGIFTFIAQWNNFLWPLITTTKPQMQTLTVGLAGLRGQYNTDWALLMTGSVLAILPIFVVFAIGNRSFIQGITSGGFGGR
- a CDS encoding response regulator, with amino-acid sequence MSGDLPPLSVMRPGRPLRVLLVDDTPADRELAREAFGDHEQNVIVDTCASGDRALAFLRAPGTTLPDVMLLDLNMPGLTGFEVLAQLKDDPHLRVIPVVILSSSAVTSDIDRAYTLHASSYLIKELNFERFVNQIDAFVRFWLRCCTTTRPDRPA
- a CDS encoding GGDEF domain-containing protein; amino-acid sequence: MTTHEGNRQRQNGVCPPVVPSSADDHDPRIAHASRLLSADRPPNELWIGALLLTVFVTLAMLVYWGGLGWFATVPLVILYSSLWPRHAFVMPVLGLALSVGLYGLARHFGAPTTPVLPTALLHLTLTGAVVLVVQPTVRLRLLLHETLERAAADQQKLEVMAELAQVSARGHLGALPAAEAAEAVLRKALSLGGVTLVTSIPDGPLTLNAVGSSGAVVPEVSPGSPLWEAHLSQQATFMNGGSAPAATLTLGGRPTAWAMLPLHVPGDARFSLLVLGSEATGQRWGVQERQLLTAAARAIRSATERHLHVTTLDTLANHDVLTGCLNRRAFTRTLKQLDSTPAHRGYGLAVMDLDGFKRLNDRAGHAQGDEVLRIFAGVVRQTFFARDSLYRLGGDEFALILRDVPMEDLATLTAKVSALPGAEVVMAREAVGVSVGVAHASEAQTAAEVLALADQRMYANKRGKTGGALHSTRQPQA
- a CDS encoding Dabb family protein, which encodes MIRHTVVFRLKHAPGSVEEQSFLQGGRALADLPTVQRFEQLRQVSPKNSFQFGFSMEFDDQAAYDAYNVHPVHEQFVRERWQSEVEDFMEIDYIPL
- a CDS encoding carbohydrate ABC transporter permease, giving the protein MARAEARSAWLFLAPSLVLFAVFVLLPVLAAFGISFTSWDLFTAPHFAGFENYRQLLFEDKLFHKVLGNTALYVVWTVPIQMALAFIVALLLNRGVWGQNALRVIYFLPVVSSTVAVALIWSWIFNSNFGILNALLSRLGVQDLPGWLNSSRYALPALIIVAIWQGLGYSMVLFLAGLQGISRDAYEAGEIDGAVGWKKHRYITLPLLSPTTFFVTIVSLIGSFQVFDLAFVMTQGGPANATNTIVYYVYQNAFQFYRMGYASAAAMILFAIILTFTLIQYRLQNRWVHYD